In Limnohabitans sp. INBF002, one genomic interval encodes:
- a CDS encoding ABC transporter substrate-binding protein: MQYKKIYQLLASAALVTALPLSALAQGKEPVKVGLVSSKSGVFAEQGEEVMRAVKFAIEEANSKGGVDGRKVEVQEGDDESTPDAGRRVAEKMARDGHNLLIGAVPSSISLAIAQNLDRWDAAYFIQASKSDKLTGDTCKPRSFRTNHSDAMDIAMINEWAKKIKGNTFAVIAADYVWGRDSGESFKKAMEAQGKKVPLTLYVPMGTKDFSPYIAQLKAANVDGIWVAEVGRDAMAFVKQAGEFNLIPNTPLIGHALISNFIINATGKNLEGVPGNSGYAADLNNPRNKEFVAAWKAKFNRMPTDAEGQAYNGAQVMFDGVRLAKSVKPEDVSKALRGAELNTIYGKVTMRAADNQLMLPNYVGRVKMVDGALRPVIEDTYPASLTPPPSPLCKM; the protein is encoded by the coding sequence ATGCAATATAAAAAAATCTATCAACTGTTGGCAAGCGCAGCGCTGGTGACAGCCCTGCCGTTGAGCGCTTTGGCGCAAGGCAAAGAGCCGGTCAAGGTCGGTTTGGTGTCGTCCAAATCTGGCGTGTTCGCTGAGCAAGGCGAAGAAGTCATGCGCGCGGTGAAATTCGCGATTGAAGAAGCCAACAGCAAAGGTGGCGTGGATGGCCGCAAAGTGGAAGTCCAAGAAGGCGACGACGAAAGCACGCCAGACGCCGGTCGCCGCGTGGCTGAAAAAATGGCACGTGATGGCCACAACCTGTTGATCGGTGCGGTGCCCTCGTCCATCTCTTTGGCCATCGCCCAAAACTTGGACCGCTGGGATGCGGCTTACTTCATCCAAGCCAGCAAGTCTGACAAGCTGACCGGTGACACCTGCAAACCTCGCAGCTTCCGCACCAACCACTCTGACGCGATGGACATCGCCATGATCAATGAGTGGGCTAAGAAAATCAAAGGCAACACCTTTGCTGTGATCGCAGCCGACTATGTGTGGGGCCGCGACTCTGGCGAATCTTTCAAGAAAGCCATGGAAGCCCAAGGCAAGAAAGTGCCATTGACCTTGTACGTTCCTATGGGCACCAAGGACTTCTCGCCTTACATCGCCCAACTCAAAGCCGCCAACGTGGACGGTATTTGGGTGGCTGAAGTGGGCCGTGATGCCATGGCGTTCGTCAAGCAAGCTGGTGAGTTCAACCTGATCCCCAACACGCCCTTGATTGGTCACGCGTTGATTTCCAACTTCATCATCAACGCCACCGGTAAAAACCTCGAAGGCGTGCCCGGCAACTCAGGCTACGCCGCTGACTTGAACAACCCACGCAACAAAGAATTCGTGGCAGCATGGAAAGCCAAGTTCAACCGCATGCCCACCGATGCCGAAGGCCAGGCCTACAACGGCGCACAAGTCATGTTTGACGGCGTGCGTTTGGCCAAGAGCGTGAAGCCTGAAGATGTGAGCAAAGCCCTGCGCGGTGCAGAACTCAACACCATCTACGGCAAAGTCACCATGCGTGCAGCCGACAACCAGCTGATGCTGCCTAACTACGTAGGCCGCGTGAAGATGGTCGATGGTGCCCTGCGCCCCGTGATTGAAGACACATACCCAGCGTCTTTGACACCGCCACCTTCGCCTTTGTGCAAGATGTAA
- a CDS encoding FKBP-type peptidyl-prolyl cis-trans isomerase: MNTTPSGLQYIDNVVGDGAQAAAGQHVSVHYTGWLYKDGEQGAKFDSSRDRNDPFDFPLGAGMVIKGWDEGVQGMKIGGQRTLIIPPELGYGARGAGGVIPPNATLKFDVELLSLE, translated from the coding sequence ATGAACACGACCCCTTCCGGCCTGCAATACATCGACAACGTGGTGGGCGACGGCGCCCAAGCCGCCGCTGGCCAGCACGTGAGCGTGCACTACACCGGCTGGCTCTACAAAGATGGCGAACAAGGCGCCAAATTTGACTCCAGCCGCGACCGCAATGACCCGTTTGACTTCCCTCTGGGCGCAGGCATGGTCATCAAGGGCTGGGACGAAGGCGTGCAAGGCATGAAGATCGGTGGCCAACGCACCCTCATCATTCCCCCAGAACTGGGCTACGGCGCACGCGGTGCGGGCGGTGTGATCCCACCGAACGCCACGTTGAAATTTGACGTCGAACTGCTCAGCCTCGAATAA
- the grpE gene encoding nucleotide exchange factor GrpE, with protein MSEPTENQDTAAAHLAAHMAGMAPAPEATSAEPAAALDPLAAAQAEIAALQAKAAELQDQYVRGQADVQNARRRADDEVSKARKFALESFADSLLPVLDSLEAGLAVQTATPEQIREGAEATLRQLKSALERNKVIAIDPAAGAKFDPAQHQAISVVPADQEANTIVAVLQKGYLIAERVLRPALVTVAAPK; from the coding sequence ATGTCAGAACCTACAGAAAATCAAGACACAGCGGCCGCACATTTGGCAGCCCACATGGCCGGCATGGCCCCCGCCCCTGAAGCCACATCTGCTGAACCCGCGGCTGCACTCGACCCCTTGGCCGCAGCCCAAGCCGAAATCGCGGCTTTGCAAGCCAAAGCCGCTGAACTGCAAGACCAATATGTACGTGGCCAAGCCGATGTACAAAACGCACGTCGTCGTGCGGACGACGAAGTCTCAAAAGCCCGCAAATTCGCGCTGGAAAGCTTTGCCGACAGCTTGCTGCCCGTGCTCGACAGCCTCGAAGCTGGCTTGGCCGTGCAAACCGCCACACCTGAGCAAATCCGCGAAGGTGCTGAAGCCACGCTGCGTCAACTCAAGAGCGCCTTGGAGCGCAACAAAGTGATCGCCATCGACCCTGCGGCCGGTGCCAAGTTTGACCCCGCCCAACACCAAGCCATCAGCGTGGTGCCCGCCGATCAAGAGGCCAACACCATCGTCGCCGTGCTGCAAAAGGGCTATTTGATTGCAGAGCGCGTGCTGCGCCCTGCCTTGGTGACCGTTGCGGCCCCTAAATAA